The DNA sequence AGGCAGCAATAATAGTTTTTTTTCTTTTGTATCACTTAAAATTATATGAAATGAAAAAGATTTTAGTACCCACCGATTTTTCCAAGTATTCTAAACATGCATATGATTATGCTCTTAAATTTGGAGTTTGTTTAAAAGCTGAAATTAAATTATTTCACTCTTTTCTCGACCCTATATTGGGTTCTCCAATACCAATGTACGATTTTGGCGAATATGAAGGAACGCATAATGAAATTATGAAAAATACCGAAGACCAGGTCATTAAAGACATTGAAATGGTATATAGAGAATTAAATGAAAAAATTGAAAAAGAAAAACTTGATGGAGTAAATATTGTAAAATATCATATAGCTAATGGATTTCCCGAAGAAGAAATTGTTAATTTCAGCAATTCTTATAAGCCCGACCTTATTGTTATGGGAACTAAAGGAAAAGGCGGAGTAATTAAAGACCTTTTTGGAAGTGTTACAGAAAAAATTGTTGAAAATGCTAAAGTACCGGTATTAACTATTCCTGAAACACCATGGGGTGGAAAAATTGAAAAAATATTGTATGCTACTGATTTCGACGAATCGGATTTTGAAGCTCTAAAAAAATTAGAACATTTTATTAAACCGCTTAAAGCAAAATTATATGTTGTTCATACATGTTTTGGTGAAAAATTGGAAAAGGATTATGAACAAATGAAAAAATTGAAATTATTTTTAGATAAAGAATATAAAAATATTGATATCCAATTTGATATTATTGAATGTGAAGACGTATTAAAATGTTTTGATGATTATATTGAAGATAAACAAATTGATATAATATCCGTAACAACTCACAAAAGAAATATATTTACAAAACTTTTAAACCCGAGTTTTACAAAAAAAATGTTATTCCATTCCAGTGCACCATTATTGGTATTTCATGCAGAATAAAAAAAGGGAGCATGCTCCCTTTTATGTTACCTTACTTTCAGATGCACTAATTAGGGTCCGACCATAAAGTACGTCATTGCGAACGGAGTGAAGCAATCTTGTTAAATATGCTGAATATCAGATTGCCTGCCTACCGTCCAATGTAAATAAGTTAAGGCTTTATCAAATAAAAGATTACTCCCTTCGGTCATGAGAAAAGTTCCTGCTTTATTCGCTAACGCTCATGAAGATAAACGTTCGCAGGAATGACATACATAAGTAGCTTTTTAAGAGCTGTTGTCATTCCTGTAGATGTTAAGTAATTCGTGGACAGTTTTCTGCAAATTTAGCAGGAGCCTGTCCGTTAAATTGCTTGCTGTCAATTGTTAATTGCCTACTGTTAATTGTCAATTGCCAATTTTTATTAAGGTTTATATTCCTTTAATGATGACATTAGTTTTTCTCTTGCAAAAAATATCCTGCTTTTTACCGAGCCTATTGGTAAATTTAATTCCTCTGCAATTTCTTTGTATTTATACCCTTCAATATGCATTTTAAAAGGAACTTTAAATTCTTTTTTTAGCTTTTCTATTCCGTTTCTCAATTCATTTGCTGAATAACTTGAATCAGGAGAACTAAAACCTGAATTTTGTGGAATATTTATATAGTATAACTCCTTTGTTGAATCTATAATTGTTCTTGACTTTACAGCGCGTCTGTAATTATTAATAAAAGTATTTTTCATTATTGTATAAGCCCATGATTTTAAATTCATTGG is a window from the Bacteroidales bacterium genome containing:
- a CDS encoding RNA polymerase sigma factor; amino-acid sequence: MTAMEFNYQLTGLSGKLKNYAYSLTLNVEDSHDLLQETFFKALKYRDKFIEPMNLKSWAYTIMKNTFINNYRRAVKSRTIIDSTKELYYINIPQNSGFSSPDSSYSANELRNGIEKLKKEFKVPFKMHIEGYKYKEIAEELNLPIGSVKSRIFFAREKLMSSLKEYKP
- a CDS encoding universal stress protein; this translates as MKKILVPTDFSKYSKHAYDYALKFGVCLKAEIKLFHSFLDPILGSPIPMYDFGEYEGTHNEIMKNTEDQVIKDIEMVYRELNEKIEKEKLDGVNIVKYHIANGFPEEEIVNFSNSYKPDLIVMGTKGKGGVIKDLFGSVTEKIVENAKVPVLTIPETPWGGKIEKILYATDFDESDFEALKKLEHFIKPLKAKLYVVHTCFGEKLEKDYEQMKKLKLFLDKEYKNIDIQFDIIECEDVLKCFDDYIEDKQIDIISVTTHKRNIFTKLLNPSFTKKMLFHSSAPLLVFHAE